TCCGTTCCGGGCTCGAGAGCAGCCAGGCCCGGCCACGCCGCGTGGCCAGCGCGGCGCCCGCGTCGGCCAGCCAGCGGCGACGCTCGCCCGTCTCGTACCGTGCCTGCGCCTTGAAGAACCGGTCGACCGGGGCCGTGAGCCGCACCGGCGTGCGCCACGCGACCAACCGTCCCAGTGCCACCACCAGCCGGTCCACCGGGTTGTCGCCCAGCGGGACGGAGGCGTGGGAGGTGGTGCCGCGCGCGGTCACCCTCTGCCAGTAGGCCCGCTTCTCGCCGACATCGATCCCGAACCACTTCACTTTGCCGTGCTCCACCCGGGTGTCGGCCCCCTCGGTGAGCAGGTATTCCACGCCCTTCAGCAGATCGGGGTGGCGCCGGATGAACGTTCGGGTGCCAAGCCCGTCGATCTCCTCGTCCGCGTTGCCGATGAGCACCACGTCGTGGGCCAGCGGCACGCCCGCCCGCTTGAGCGCGATCAGGCTCAGCAACTGGAGGATCCCGTGCCCCTTCATGTCGAGCGCTCCCCTGCCCCAGACGGATCCCTTTTTGATCTCGCCGCCGAACGGATCGGCCGTCCACTGCGCCCGGGTCACCGGCACCACGTCCATGTGGTGCACCAGGGCGATCCCGTGCCCCGGCGTCGCGCCCGGAACCCGCGCGTAGAAGTTGGCCCTGCCGGGCCCCAACTCCGCCGTGTCGAGGATCTGCCCCTCGATGCCCTCGCGCGCCAGCACGTCCTTGAGCCACCGCGCCGCCGCGAGCTCGTTGCCCGGGGGGTTGGTGGTGTTGATTCGGAGGTACTCGGAGAGACGCCGTGCAGCCTCGTCGCGCAGCGTGCTGAAATCGATCGCCGGCGCCTGCCCGGGAGCTTGAGCCGCGAGGGGGAGACCCGGCCAGGCGAGCAGAACGACCGCGAGCAGGCCGCAGCGAGCCAGCAGATGCCCTGGGTGTCTCGGCATCAGTCCTCCGAAAGGATCCGCGCGGCCAGCTCCTTGACCAGTTTGGCACACACGCCCGCGGTGAGGCCGGTGGGATCGTTGGCGGGATTGAACTCGACCAGGTCGGCGCCGACCAGCGGCGACTCCAGCGACTGGATGATGCCGAGCACCTGCCGGACGGTGAGCCCGCCCGGCTCGCGATGGGACATGCCGGGCGCCAGGCCAGGCTCGAGCACGTCCAGATCGAGGGAGAGGTAGACCGGGCTGTCGAACGGGAGCACTCGGCCATCACGCCAGTCCTTCATCTCGATCACCTCGACGCCGAGCCGGACCGCCTGCTGCCGCTGGTGCGCGGTCATGGTGCGGATCCCGACCTGCACCATCCGGTCGGCGAGGCCGGCCTCCATCACCCGAGCGAAAGGGCAGGCATGGGAGAAGCGGTCGCCCTCGAATTCGTCGTAGAGATCGGGGTGCGCATCCAGGTGCAGCACGGCGAGGCGCGGATGATAGCGGCGCACCGCGCGGAGGACCGGGAAGCTGATCGAGTGGTCGCCACCCAGCACCAGTGGACGCCGGCCCGAGGCGAGAATCGTCTCGGTCGCGGCCTCGATCGCAGCTCGTCCCTCTTCGTCCGCCGAGGGAGTGACGTCGCCCGCGTCCTGCACGACGCCGGTGCCGAGATCGGTGCCGTTCTCGGTCAAGGCGTTGCCGGCCTGGGACCAGAGCGCCTCTCGGATGAGCGGCGGGGCCTCGGCCGCGCCGCGCTGGAACGAGGAGCTGCCGTCGTAGCGGATGCCGAGCAGGGTGACGCCGGTCACACCATGTAGTTCGCCGGCGGATTCTCCAGCTGGAGAATCGGCCGATCGATCCTGAACGGCTGGATGTTCCGCTCAGTCCGGCCGTCCAGCGCCAGCTCGGCGAGAACGCGGCCGATGATGGAAGCGAACTTGTAGCCGTGCCCGCCGCCGATTCCCACGACGGCCTGGGGGCACCCCGGCACGAAGTCGATCACGAAATCCCGGTCCGGCGTGAGCGTGTAGAGGCAGGTCTTGGTGTAGATGATGGGCCCCAGGGCGTGGGGGATGCAGCGCCCGAGAAAGTCGACGGTGCGCTGGCGCGCCGCCGCATCCGGCTCGAAGGTGCGGGTATCGGGATCGACTTCCAGGCCGCCCGCGTCCTGCCCGGCCTTGGGACCCTGTTCGCCGAAGACCGGAAAGCCGTAGAAGCACGGATCATCCATCCAGATCCAGATGGGAAACCGGTCCGGCTGGAACTCCTCCAAATAGGGGGACGCGAAATAGTTGACCTGCTCCTTGGTCACCCGGAGCGGGAGCCGGACGCCGAAATTGGCCAACGCGCGATTGGACCAGGAGCCCGCCGCGATGATCAGCCGGCGGCAGCGGTAGCTGCTGTCGCCCGCCGCGACCACGATCTCGTCACCCACCGGCGTGAGGCCGTGCACCGGGACTCGGTCGCGCACGGTGGCGCCGTGCGCCTGGGCCATGCGGAGATGCGCCCCGTTGCCCCGGGCCGCCATCGCGATCCCGCTCTCCGGCTGGAAGAGGCCGTGGATGTCGTCGGTCACGGTGAACTGCGGCCAGCGGCGCCGGATTTCCGGGGCGTCGAGCCGCTCGAATGGAACGCCCGCGGCCGTCATGCTGTCGCTGTAGCTGCTGAGCGGGATGGCGCTCTCCCGGGGAGCGAAGTCGAGGCCCCCGGTCTTGAGGACCAGCTGTTCTCCCGCATCCTGCTCCACCTCCGTCCACGCGCGATAAGCGTGCTTGGCCAGCTCGACGTACTCCGGCGTATGGTAGGAGAGGCGGATGATCCGCGAGTGGTCCTGCGACTCGCCCCGCACGTGACCGATCTCGAACTGCTCCAGGCCCAGCACCTCGGCGCCCGCCTTCCGGGAGAGCCAGTACGCGGCGGCACTGCCCCAACCGCCCAAGCCGAGCACGATGTATTCGTAGTCGCGCTTCATGGGGCGTCTCCCGGTCCGCCCAGGTGCTCCCGGATGTAGCGGCGGATGTCGAGGCTGGCGCTCTCCATGGGCGCGTAATACCCCGACTGAAACACCCGCGACCGCATGCCCCGCTGCACCGACTCGCAGATGGCCCAGTCCTGCCGGTTCACCAGGTCCCAGAACTCCACGGCGTCGGACGGATCGAAGCCCGGCTTGGCGATCTCGTCGGGATGGAAGAGGAACTCGTTCACGACGGTAGTCCGTTCGGGTGCCTCCGGCCAGAGGGTGAACGCCGCCACGTGCTCGGCGGACAGGCTGAGCATGAAGTTGGGATAGATCAGCTCGCCCTTGTGGCGTACCTGCTCGTCATCGTCCAGGCCGGTGAACGGCGCCCGGGCGGAGGTGCCGGTCAGGGTGAACGTCCAGGCACCCTCGCGGTGGGGGATGCCCCGTTCCCAGTCGAGCTCCGCGCCGCCGCGCTGCTTGAACGCGGGGACCAGGCGGCAGAGCTCGGGATGCACCGGCCCGCAGTGGTAGCACTCGTTGTAGTTCTCCAGCATGACCTTCCAGTTGGCCTGCACCTGATAGACCAGCCGCCGGGCGACTCGGAGCTCGCCGAGCGGATAGCGGCGCACCCGCTCCACGATGTCGCCGAGCTGGCGTAATAAGGTGTGACCGCGCGCGGGCGCGTCGGCCGGCGTGAGGTTCACGAAGAGAAAGCCGCCCCAGCACTCTACCCCGACCGGGTGCAGCGACAGCTCGCTCCGGGGGAGGCCCTGGGATTCGTCGAGGAACGGCGCGGTGCGGAGCGCCCCCGAGAGAGTGTAGGTCCAGGAGTGATAGGGACAGCGGATGGTACCGGCGAAGGTGCCTGCGCCGGTGTCGGGCACCAGCTGGGATCCCCGGTGGCGGCACACGTTGTAGTGCCCGGCGAGGCCGCCGTCCCGGGTGCGCACCAGCAGCACGCTCTCCCCGGCGACGGTCTTCACCGTGTACGCCCCCGGCTGCGGCAGCTCTTCTTCGCGGCCGACGCAGAACCACTCCCGGAAGAAGATCCGGTCCTTCTCCCGCGCGAAGATCTGGTCCGAGAGGTAGTACTCCCGGTCCAGGGTCCGCTCCAGCGGCGAGCCGATCCCGGGCTCGCCGCTCACCGAGGCGCTTCTCCGCCCTCGGGGCCGTAGAAGAAGACCCACACGGCGAGGTCGTCAGTGAACTCCTCGAAGCGATGGGTCACGCCGGCCGGCACGAAGAGGACGTCGCCGGGGCCGAACGGGTGCTGCTCGCCGGCGTTCCGGAACTGGCCGCTGCCGTGGATCACGACGTAGACTTCGTCGCGGGTGTGGGGGGTCTGGGGATCAGTGCCGCGTGGAGCGTAGAGCTCGACTGCCAGAGTGCCGTGGCGGAAGAGCTCGACGAAGCGCTCACCGACTGGACCGGGGAGGCGGGACAAGCCATCGGAAACGCGCAGAAGATGGTTGGACATGGGCATCCGGTGATTTCCGTGGTCCGCGGTGCGTGCGGCGTGCGGCGATCGGGGCGTCGGCTCCCGCGGCGGGTGAGGTCGGGGCGCGCCGGCTCCTGCGGCGAGGGGATCGGGGCGCCGGCTCCGGCGACGGGCGGGGCTCGCTCCGGTCACAACAGCCCGTCCCGGGGGACACGGAGCTAGACCGGCATCGCACGGCCTGACTCCCTCCGCGATCCCCGCCCGCCGCCTGCGCCCGAGCATCAGGGCCCGCGGGCACATCCGACCCGACCATCGCGCAATGCTGTTGCGCCCACCACTGTATCAGCGCGTGCCAGGGGGGCTGGGGAGGCTCGCGCAGGGAGTCAGGCCGTGTGATGGCGGTCTAGCTACGTACGCTCCGGGGCGGCCTGTTGTGACCGGAGCGAGCCTCCCCAGCCCCCACCCCCCCGATCCCCGCCGACTACCCCCGTACGTCCCGCAAGATCTCCCTCGCCGCATTGTACCCGCATGCCCCCATAACGCCGCCCCCCGGGTGCGTGGCCGCGCCACACAGGTACAGGTTCCGCACCGGCGTCCGGTAATCGGCGTACCCCGGCACCGGCCGCATGAACGAGAGGCTGCTCAGGCTCATCACTCCCTGCATGATGTTGCCGCCGGTGAGGCCGAAGCGCTGCTCCAGATCGACCGGCGTGAGGATCTGCCGGGCGATGACCGACCGCTTGAAGTTCGGGGCGTACTGGTTCATGAGATCGAAGCAGCGGTCGGCGTACTTCTCCTTCTCCTCGGTCAGCGACAGGCCCGGCGCCAACGTATAGGGAAAGTACTGGGTGAACATCGACATCACGTACTTGCCCGGCGGGGCCAGCGTGTCGTCCAGCACCGAGGGGATGGTGGCCTCGATGATCGGATGCTGGGACGGGCGGCCGTACTTGGCGTCGTCGTAGGCCCGCTCGATGTACTCCATCGTGGGCGAGATGTGGATGGTGCCGCGGTGCTGGGGGCCGGGAGCGGTGCCGGGCGCGGCGCTGAAATCGGGCAGCTCGCTCAGCGCGAGGTTGATCTTGCAGCTCGCGCTGGCATAGTCGATGTTGCGCACCGCCTGCACGAACTCCGCCGGCAGATCGCCGTTGCTCATCAGCTTGAGGAAGGTGACGTTGGCGTCGACCCCCGAGGCCACCCGAGAGGCGCGGATCTCGCTGCCGTCGGCTAGCGCCACGCCCTGGACCGTTCCGTTCTTCACCAGGATGCGCGCCACCTCGGCGTTGGTGCGGATCTCCGCCCCGGCGTCCCGCGCAGCGGAGGCGATCGCATTGCTGATCCCGCCCATTCCGCCCCGCACGTAGCCCCACACGCCGCGCACACCGTCGCACTCGCCCATGACATGGTGGAAGAGCACGTACGCGGTGCCCGGCATCGAGGGCGACGCCATGGCCCCGATGATGGCATCGGTGGCCAGCGTCACCTTGAGCTGCTCCGACTCGAACCACCGGTCGAGGATGGGGGTCGCCGCCCCGGTCAGGATCTCGACCGCCTTCTGCCCATCGGTGCCCAGCTTCACGAAGGCCAGTCCCAGCCGGGCGAGCTGCAACAGGTTCGCCGGCCGGAGCGACCACGGGTTGGGCGGCGTCATCGTGAGGGTGGGCTCGAGGAAGTCGGCCACCCGCTCGAGCATCGCCTCGTACCGGGGCAGCGCCTCGGCGTCCCGCTGGGAGAACTTGGCGATCTCCCGCTGGGTGAGCGCCTTGTCCGGCCCCAGCAGCAGCGACCGGCCATCGGGAAAGGGAGTGAACGACGACGGGCTCCGGGGCAGCATCTCGAAGCCGTGGCGCTTGAGCTCCAGCTCCCGGATGATTTCGGGCCGGAGCAGGCTGTTCACATACGCGGCGGTGGAGACCTTGTAGCCGGGCCACACCTCCTCGGTTACGCAGGCACCACCCAGCACCTCCCGGCGCTCCAGCACGAGCACCGAGAGGCCGGCACGGGCGGCATAGGCGGCGGTCACCAGGCCGTTGTGACCGCCACCGATGACCAGCAGATCGTACGTGGTAGACATGGTATTCCGGGTCAGGGTCGCGAATCTTAGCGCGACCGGACCGGATTGTCATCCCGAGCGCCTGCCTGTCATCCCGAGCCCTTTCGCTGCGCTATTCGGGATGACAGCCACAGCCACAACTAGAGCGCGTGTCGCTTACCGCGACAGCTGCAGCTCGGTCCGGGCGTAGACGAAACGCCCATTGTACCCGAACGGCGACGCGGCCGCCCAGGGGAAAACGTCAAAGCTGTTGTTCACGCTGGCCTGGTCCGGATAGGTGTCGAAGATGTTTCGCATCCCCAGCGACAGCTTGACCAGGTTGAACCGGTATCCCAGCTCCGCATCGAACAGGGTCTTGCCGCCGTAGGTCTCGCGGCAGTCGTCGCAGAAGCCCGGTTGCGCGGAGGCAAACCCGCCGTAGTACGACGTGCGCCCCAGCACGTTGAATCGGCCGACGCCGTAGTTGGCCTGGAGGGTGGCGCGCCAGTCGGGGCGTTCCTCCTCGATGCTGACCCGAGTCACCACGTCCAGCAGCCCTGCCTCGGTCGAGCCCGCATCCCGCAGCACCTGCGGCAGCGGATCCACCCGAAGGATCTTGTTCTTCGTGTAGTTGAGGTTGCCCGTGAGGTCGAGCGTCCCGCCCGTGCCGGCCGGCGCCCGGTAGCCAGCGGTGATGTCCAGGCCTTGAGTGCGGGTGTCGAGCCCATTGGTGAAGTACTGGACACCTGAGATGTCGGTGAAGCCCGCGTTGGTCAGAATCTGGACCGTCGCCTCGTCGTCGAAGGTGGCGCCGAGCAGGATGCGGTCGTTGATGCGGATGTGGAAGTAGTCGACGGTGATCGTGAGGTTGTTCACCGGGGTGACGGCGACGCCGCCGCTGAAATTGATGGACGTCTCCTCCTTGAGCGGCACGGCGCCTAGTGCCTTCGCGGCAGGGTTGTCGGTCGGGAAGATGCCGACGTTCTCCTGGACCGGCACCCCGAGGGTGGGATCGAAGATGAAGTTCGACGTCACCTTGCTGAATCCCACCTGGCTCAGCCCCGGCGCGCGGAATCCGGTGCTGATCGCGGCCCGGAGTGTGACCCGCCGCGACGGCTGAAGCCGGAGCGCCAGCTTCCCGGTCAGCCGGTCGCCGAAGTCGCTGTAGTGCTCGTAGCGGGCGGCCGCGTTGGCCAAAAGCTTCGGCGTGAGGTCGGTCTCACCATCGACATAGAGTCCGAAGTTGTTGCGGCTGCGGTCGGTTGCGTCGCCCGGGTTGAACCCGGCGAACACCTGCGAGCCGCTCGGCGCCAGGTCGGCACCGAACTGGTCCAGGCTGCCCCCGTTGATGTACGACGCCGGCTCCCCCGGACGGATCTTGTAGTTCTCCCGCCGGAACGCGGCACCGAACGCCAGGTTGAGGGGAGCCGGAAGTCCCACGACGATCGGCCGGGCGAAGTTGATGCCGGTCACGAACTCGCTGCGCAGGACCCGGCCGGCGTCGAAGGACGTTTGATTCGGAATGTTCGGATCGTCCGCGGTCCCCAGAATGCCATCGAGACCAGGCGCGCAGGGGACGTCGAGGCAGGGGCCCAGCGATGCGTTAAGCGTGTTCGACAGGTCGTATTTGAAGTCATTGTGGCCGAACTGCCCGCCGAGATCGTAGTTCCAGCCCGATACCACGCCGCGCAGACCGGCCGCCGCCGAATAGTCGTTGGCCAGGCCATCGAACTGCGGCAGGAAGCCGAGCGGATAGATCTGCGGCCAGTTGTTGGAGCCGTCGGCGTAGCGGCGGTAGCCGTTGCCGCTGCCTTTCCGGTGGCTGTAGCCGCCGAAGCTGTACACCTCGGTGGTTCCGGCCTCGTTCAGCGGCAGACGGAAGTTGGCGAAGGTGAGCACGTCCTTCTCCAGCCCGTCACCCCAGTGGTAATTGG
This window of the Gemmatimonadales bacterium genome carries:
- a CDS encoding TonB-dependent receptor — encoded protein: GGALASASVTVEGTGLAAVSGGTGEYKITGVPAGPHTVYVRLIGYRAARSAVTVRAADVTRLDFTLVKSAVQLAPIDVVVGSRARHTAAEELAVPVDVYPAERLQQQGSTETSIILETVSPSVNFPRQSVNDATDIVRPFTLRGLSPDHTLVLVNGWRRHQTALVNNFSYGSAGGSSGVDLNALPASALDRIEVLRDGASAQYGSDAIAGVVNLVIKDGTFTPFVNGDVGRYTTDDYPDDGTTANVNGGWGVKLGRGSLGLFGEFRDRQPTNRAWADPAETSVTGVADSIDSSDGKVIEKRNPVPQPNYHWGDGLEKDVLTFANFRLPLNEAGTTEVYSFGGYSHRKGSGNGYRRYADGSNNWPQIYPLGFLPQFDGLANDYSAAAGLRGVVSGWNYDLGGQFGHNDFKYDLSNTLNASLGPCLDVPCAPGLDGILGTADDPNIPNQTSFDAGRVLRSEFVTGINFARPIVVGLPAPLNLAFGAAFRRENYKIRPGEPASYINGGSLDQFGADLAPSGSQVFAGFNPGDATDRSRNNFGLYVDGETDLTPKLLANAAARYEHYSDFGDRLTGKLALRLQPSRRVTLRAAISTGFRAPGLSQVGFSKVTSNFIFDPTLGVPVQENVGIFPTDNPAAKALGAVPLKEETSINFSGGVAVTPVNNLTITVDYFHIRINDRILLGATFDDEATVQILTNAGFTDISGVQYFTNGLDTRTQGLDITAGYRAPAGTGGTLDLTGNLNYTKNKILRVDPLPQVLRDAGSTEAGLLDVVTRVSIEEERPDWRATLQANYGVGRFNVLGRTSYYGGFASAQPGFCDDCRETYGGKTLFDAELGYRFNLVKLSLGMRNIFDTYPDQASVNNSFDVFPWAAASPFGYNGRFVYARTELQLSR
- a CDS encoding M20/M25/M40 family metallo-hydrolase, translated to MPRHPGHLLARCGLLAVVLLAWPGLPLAAQAPGQAPAIDFSTLRDEAARRLSEYLRINTTNPPGNELAAARWLKDVLAREGIEGQILDTAELGPGRANFYARVPGATPGHGIALVHHMDVVPVTRAQWTADPFGGEIKKGSVWGRGALDMKGHGILQLLSLIALKRAGVPLAHDVVLIGNADEEIDGLGTRTFIRRHPDLLKGVEYLLTEGADTRVEHGKVKWFGIDVGEKRAYWQRVTARGTTSHASVPLGDNPVDRLVVALGRLVAWRTPVRLTAPVDRFFKAQARYETGERRRWLADAGAALATRRGRAWLLSSPERNALLRSTVTPTVLAGSNRTNIIPEEASAEIDIRLLPDEDTTAFRRELLRVLADPKLTVTTIGDVGPRFDAPLDTPLFHAIERVAGRMLPRVPVATPISAGASDRPYYAAAGITCYGLDPWLVELEEDRLEVHGNDERLSLKNIEFGLRLYTGILQEMAK
- the solA gene encoding N-methyl-L-tryptophan oxidase; its protein translation is MKRDYEYIVLGLGGWGSAAAYWLSRKAGAEVLGLEQFEIGHVRGESQDHSRIIRLSYHTPEYVELAKHAYRAWTEVEQDAGEQLVLKTGGLDFAPRESAIPLSSYSDSMTAAGVPFERLDAPEIRRRWPQFTVTDDIHGLFQPESGIAMAARGNGAHLRMAQAHGATVRDRVPVHGLTPVGDEIVVAAGDSSYRCRRLIIAAGSWSNRALANFGVRLPLRVTKEQVNYFASPYLEEFQPDRFPIWIWMDDPCFYGFPVFGEQGPKAGQDAGGLEVDPDTRTFEPDAAARQRTVDFLGRCIPHALGPIIYTKTCLYTLTPDRDFVIDFVPGCPQAVVGIGGGHGYKFASIIGRVLAELALDGRTERNIQPFRIDRPILQLENPPANYMV
- the speB gene encoding agmatinase encodes the protein MTGVTLLGIRYDGSSSFQRGAAEAPPLIREALWSQAGNALTENGTDLGTGVVQDAGDVTPSADEEGRAAIEAATETILASGRRPLVLGGDHSISFPVLRAVRRYHPRLAVLHLDAHPDLYDEFEGDRFSHACPFARVMEAGLADRMVQVGIRTMTAHQRQQAVRLGVEVIEMKDWRDGRVLPFDSPVYLSLDLDVLEPGLAPGMSHREPGGLTVRQVLGIIQSLESPLVGADLVEFNPANDPTGLTAGVCAKLVKELAARILSED
- a CDS encoding NAD(P)/FAD-dependent oxidoreductase; this translates as MSTTYDLLVIGGGHNGLVTAAYAARAGLSVLVLERREVLGGACVTEEVWPGYKVSTAAYVNSLLRPEIIRELELKRHGFEMLPRSPSSFTPFPDGRSLLLGPDKALTQREIAKFSQRDAEALPRYEAMLERVADFLEPTLTMTPPNPWSLRPANLLQLARLGLAFVKLGTDGQKAVEILTGAATPILDRWFESEQLKVTLATDAIIGAMASPSMPGTAYVLFHHVMGECDGVRGVWGYVRGGMGGISNAIASAARDAGAEIRTNAEVARILVKNGTVQGVALADGSEIRASRVASGVDANVTFLKLMSNGDLPAEFVQAVRNIDYASASCKINLALSELPDFSAAPGTAPGPQHRGTIHISPTMEYIERAYDDAKYGRPSQHPIIEATIPSVLDDTLAPPGKYVMSMFTQYFPYTLAPGLSLTEEKEKYADRCFDLMNQYAPNFKRSVIARQILTPVDLEQRFGLTGGNIMQGVMSLSSLSFMRPVPGYADYRTPVRNLYLCGAATHPGGGVMGACGYNAAREILRDVRG
- a CDS encoding aromatic ring-hydroxylating dioxygenase subunit alpha — protein: MSGEPGIGSPLERTLDREYYLSDQIFAREKDRIFFREWFCVGREEELPQPGAYTVKTVAGESVLLVRTRDGGLAGHYNVCRHRGSQLVPDTGAGTFAGTIRCPYHSWTYTLSGALRTAPFLDESQGLPRSELSLHPVGVECWGGFLFVNLTPADAPARGHTLLRQLGDIVERVRRYPLGELRVARRLVYQVQANWKVMLENYNECYHCGPVHPELCRLVPAFKQRGGAELDWERGIPHREGAWTFTLTGTSARAPFTGLDDDEQVRHKGELIYPNFMLSLSAEHVAAFTLWPEAPERTTVVNEFLFHPDEIAKPGFDPSDAVEFWDLVNRQDWAICESVQRGMRSRVFQSGYYAPMESASLDIRRYIREHLGGPGDAP
- a CDS encoding cupin domain-containing protein, which translates into the protein MSNHLLRVSDGLSRLPGPVGERFVELFRHGTLAVELYAPRGTDPQTPHTRDEVYVVIHGSGQFRNAGEQHPFGPGDVLFVPAGVTHRFEEFTDDLAVWVFFYGPEGGEAPR